Proteins encoded within one genomic window of Cucumis sativus cultivar 9930 chromosome 3, Cucumber_9930_V3, whole genome shotgun sequence:
- the LOC101208574 gene encoding histidine protein methyltransferase 1 homolog has translation MAENSSTPAFGNFRLFGSAEDEKPNLGFSLGFLDSQQPSLPPPPPSLEVLSSEVSSSVKYNVEPVSVGGLTLFKGRVRTQEVFSLSNSDLVPGTYEGGLKLWEGALDLVKALCEELENGHLSFAGKRVLELGCGHGLPGIYACLKDAAAVHFQDFNAEVLRCLTIPNVAANLSKKYESLPSNPTESDAGSAVRYFAGDWSEMYKILPFASNNEENLSGNCDGYDIVLMAETVYALSTLKTLYKLITQCLSRPHGVVYLAGKKHYFGVGGGTRRFLSVLEKEGEMVSKLIVEVADGSSNVREVWKLSLK, from the exons ATGGCGGAAAACTCTTCG ACTCCAGCTTTCGGAAACTTTCGGTTGTTTGGATCAGCGGAAGATGAGAAGCCTAATCTAGGTTTCTCCCTTGGCTTTCTCGACTCTCAACAACCGTCTCTTCCACCTCCACCTCCTTCCCTCGAAGTTCTTTCTTCTGAG GTTTCATCTTCTGTCAAATACAATGTGGAGCCAGTAAGCGTGGGTGGACTTACCTTGTTTAAA GGACGGGTCAGGACTCAGGAGGTTTTCTCCCTGTCCAACTCTGATTTAGTTCCTGGTACATATGAAG GGGGGCTTAAGTTGTGGGAAGGTGCATTGGATCTTGTCAAAGCTCTTTGTGAGGAGCTTGAAAATGGGCATTTGTCATTTGCTGGGAAGCGAGTTTTAGAG CTTGGATGTGGTCATGGTCTTCCTGGTATTTATGCATGCCTTAAG GATGCAGCTGCTGTACATTTCCAGGATTTCAATGCTGAAGTACTGAGATGTCTTACCATTCCGAATGTTGCTGCAAacctttcaaaaaaatatgaaagtttgCCATCTAATCCAACAGAATCTGATGCTGGATCAGCAGTTCGTTACTTTGCTGGTGATTGGAGTGAAATGTATAAAATTCTCCCTTTTGCATCCAACAACGAGGAAAACCTGAGTGGAAATTGTGATGGCTATGATATTGTTTTAATGGCAGAGACAGTTTATGCTCTTTCTACACTTAAAACTCTATATAAGCTTATCACACAG TGCTTGAGCCGTCCTCATGGAGTTGTATACTTGGCTGGAAAGAAACATTACTTTGGAGTAGGAGGAGGAACCCGGCGCTTTCTATCTGTGTTAGAAAAAGAAG GTGAAATGGTTTCCAAACTGATTGTGGAAGTTGCTGATGGTTCGTCTAATGTTAGAGAAGTGTGGAAGCTCTCACTGAAATAG
- the LOC101208813 gene encoding protein RALF-like 32 has product MESQNNNTRKRISSKPMSLQTCFLLLLFLFLFLFQDLCLVRASSTHSCNGSIAECANEEEMLMESEITRRFLEQQKKYISIGALKKDHPACDGASGGQPYTRSGSCAPPPANPYNRGCSKIYRCRSDD; this is encoded by the coding sequence aTGGAAAGTCAGAATAACAACACGAGAAAAAGAATCTCAAGCAAGCCAATGTCTTTACAGActtgctttcttcttcttctctttctcttcctcttcctctttcaaGATCTTTGTCTCGTTCGAGCTTCCTCCACACATTCTTGCAATGGCTCCATAGCCGAGTGTGCTAACGAGGAGGAGATGTTGATGGAGTCAGAGATAACTCGAAGGTTTCTcgaacaacaaaagaaatacatCTCTATTGGAGCTTTAAAGAAGGATCACCCCGCTTGCGATGGCGCTAGTGGTGGCCAACCTTACACCAGAAGTGGAAGTTGTGCTCCGCCACCGGCTAATCCTTACAATCGAGGTTGCTCTAAGATATATCGTTGTAGGTCTGATGATTGA